The Fusarium falciforme chromosome 8, complete sequence region AAGACGCGCCCCGGAGATATTCCGGCTAAACCTGTCAtgtcatgatggaggcgGCTAATCTTGCTGTGTAGGTCCGTATTAGATGTGCCGACGCAGCATGTAGTGATTTCGACCTCTGCGTCTCGTGTTTTGCCAAAGGAGAAGCCCGGAATGCTCATGACCCCGCGACCCATGCCTTTCGTGTCATTGAGCAAAACTCGTTTCCCATCTTCGACCGGGAATGGGGTGCCGATGAAGAATTACTCCTTCTCGAAGGTGCAGAGATATACGGTCTCGGTTCATGGTCCGACATTGCCGATCATATTGGTGGATTCCGAGAAAAGGACGAAGTCCGCGACCACTATCTCCAGACCTATGTCGACTCACCATGTTTTCCGCTCCCGAAGCGATGCGCCCCGAAAGATTGTGAGCTAGCCAACGAGATTCCCCGTGAAGAGTTCCAATCGCGCAAAAAGAGGCGAATAGAAGAACGAAGAGATGCAGCCAAAAATGCACCAGCCCTTCAGCCCAAGACGAAACCCACGGCTAGTGTACCGAGTTGTCATGAAATCCAGGGTTACATGCCGGGTCGTTTGGAATTTGAGACCGAATACGCGAATGAGGCAGAGGAAGCTGTCCAGCTTATGCAATTCGACCCCGGTGATGGTCTGAATCCCAGGACCGGTGAGCTTGAGCCCGAGATGGAGCTCAAGCTGACTGTAATGGACATTTACAACTGCCGACTGACGCAACGTGTGGAACGCAAAAAGGTCATCTTTGAGCACAATCTCCTCGATTACCGGGAAAACaccaagctggagaagaagcgcacaaaggaagaaaaggaccTGCTCCAGAAGGCCAAACCATTTGCTCGAATGATGAACCACAAAGACTTTGAGGACCTCAACCAGGGTCTCATTGATGAGCTCAACTTGAGACAGGCCATCGCGCAGCTTCAGGAATGGCGGAACAACCGGATTGGCGATCTTCGGAGTGGTGAAAAGTACGAAGCGGACAAGGCGTCGCGCATCCAAAAGTCGATTCCCATGGGATCCATGGACCGCGAGCGCTTGGCGTCTGCTCAGAGATCAAAGCAGCCTCCCCCCGAGCCTCCCAGTGGAGCCGCCCTGCTTGTCGCCCCAGAGCTGCCCATCCGGCCGTCGCCGACACCCAACGGCGAGGTCAACGGGGACAGCAAGGCATTGACGAATGGCCAGACCAATGGTGTCAACGGCGTGAACGGTGTGAACGGCGTCAATGGGCATGTACCACCCAAGCAGAAGTACACTGCGCAACCCATCTCGGGGGTACAGCCCCTGCAGCTGAGCCAGGACAATGCGCCAGACTTGCATTTGCTCACACCTGAAGAAGCCAAACTGTGCGAAGTGATTAGGCTGCAACCAAAGCCGTACTTGATGATCAAGGAACAGATCCTCAAGGAGGCGCTCAAGACCAACGGCActctgaagaagaagcaggccaaggagatctGCAGGTTAGACTCGCAGAAGGGAGGGAGGATTTTCGATTTCTTTATCAACTCGGGATGGGTGGGCAAGGCGTGAATTGGCTGTTTTGTTTTACTGAGAAATACCCTGAAGACCGGACTGGGGGCGTTTTGCGATGCCTTGACTTGTTTGTTTGAAGCCGCTGTACTGTATACTTTGTGTATAGATATTAATGAGCGTACGACTAGATCCAATGATTGTTCCAATACGTGCGTTCTCTTGGCTGTGAGTGTCAACTTGAAGCTATGTTGCTCGTTGATGCAACCCCGCCATCTCAGGCTGGCAAAGCCAGATTTCCTTGGTGGGGCAGTTGCATTAGCCCGTCTGTTGAGACGGGCCTCTCAGAGGAGTCAAGACTTGATGAGCTACAACTCAGATTTGTTCAACTTTGGTTGCCCATGAGGCTATTCAGGTCCATCAGCAAACCCTTCTTTTCCCAGGCTCGCACGATGACCACCATTGCGACCCTCAAGCGGCTATCGGCCAAGTCCTTGTCGGAGAAGATTCTCGAGGAGGTGAACGCTGCGGACCCCACGTTTGCCATCATTGATGttcgtgatgatggtgagtcTACCTTGCAACATCGTAGCATGATGCAGCTTCAGTTTATTCACATATCACCTATCTTCATACTCCACTCAAGACGTTCAAACTTGGATCATTTAGTCTCAACCCCAACTAACAAGCTTTGCAGACTACATAGGCGGCCATATCAAGGGTGCTAGCAACATCCCCGCCCACACCCTCgatgccatgatggcgacCCTCGTGCGCcgcctcaaggacaagaagacgGTCGTCTTCCACTGCGCCCTCAGCCAAGTCCGAGGACCCAGCGCCGCGCTCAAGTACCTCCGCGAGCGGGACGGCCTGTTGCGCTCCATGGGCGAAGACCCGAAGGGAGCAGATGGACAGGAGGTGTTTGTGCTGGATAGAGGCTTCTCTGGGTGGCAGGAGCTGTATGGAGAGGACGAGAGGTTAACGGAAGGGTATGTGAAGGATTTGTGGGATAATTACTGAGAAGCGACATCCGAATCGCAGAGTTTGGAGATGCTTGGTGCAGTTTTGAGCAGGATCTCAATACAACGGGGTATATTCCTCTATCCAACTCTCCAGTATACTGACAGCTATCACTCAGCGTCGTTCTCAGGCTTCAGTATTTGAAGTGATGATGTCAGATTTGCCAAAGACTGCTGCTTCCGATGACGATGGTCCGAAAGGGAGGCTGCGAAGAAGAGCAAAAGGAAAGTCCAGACATATCCCTTGCCCAAGTACCAGCTATCTTTCCCCGTTGAGTTCGGTATAGGGCACGGATCTTGCCAAAGCAGCGCCGAATATGATGATGGAGACGGCACCAGAAGTGCAAATGGTGAAGGCGGtggtcctcgtcgtcgctgtcggggtggtggtggaagcAGCAGGGGTGGAGGGTCTGGTAGTTGTGATTCTTGTTGCGCTGTCTTCGCCCAGCTTATCCTCCACCTGCTTGTTCTCGACCTTGCTGTCGCCAAAGTCGTTATCGCTGACTTGATACTGACCGAGGTGGTGACAGCACCCAATCCTCTGGTTCGAGCCCTCGTCTTGATGACTGATTTGGTTGAGAAGTCGACCATCCGAGAGGCGATCGGGACGGGCAACATCTCAAAAAATCTGCAATACAACGTATAATCTTATCTCGGCTCGGGTTTGATAATCTCTGGTTGGAAGTATGTCTGATATATCTGGTCTgtggtggtgaggatggaTGGCTGTTGGCTGCCCTGGGTCGATGCGAAGATCCAAGAAGCTGATAGAGGAAAAAGTTTTACAGGGGAGTAGAAAGAGAAGTTGGTTAACTTTTTATCAGGGCTTTTAAGGTGCTGCTTTTCACCGAAGGCCATCTGGAGAGTTTGTAGATACATCAGGTCCACAAGACAAGGTACCTAAAGGCTCTGGAAGGAGCGGCCTGTCACAACGAAGGAGACATCCACAAATCACCATGAAGTTGTTAGTTTCCTGAGAATAAGAAAACGGAGAGTTTCTACCGTATAAATGCCTATCTAATGAAGCTGGAAATTTCGAGGGTAGAATTTGGTGAAATAGGGTGTGTTTATGAGTGATAGGATTGTGCAAAATGCTAGAGGTTAATTCAGGCAAGAATTTCCCATCCTTCAACAGCTAAAAATGCAGAAAAATGGCCACATGTGGACTTACGCTGATTATGACAAATCCTGCTGGTGTTCAGACCAAGCACTGTGGGATTTAAAGGGCATTGTAGAGCCAACTCCAAGGTAGACCTACACCGTGAATATTGTGGTGTTGTTACCCTGAACAGCCTCACGATCCAACCCCTGTCCACTATGACGCAACCAATTCGCAAACTCCTggagctttttttttttttaagtggCTGACGATTGGCCGGTGTCGCACTGGAAGAGGAGACTGCGAGAGTCCAAAACCTCCCCTCGCTTCACTTCCCACTAAAGATTCTTTAGTCCCAGCCTGTTTGTCTTGTTGATTGCAGCTAGCTGTCCCACCTGTTTTCCTTCCGTTCCCATTGTTTCTTTATCGGCGTTGTTTGTCTGGGTCTTCCAACAGACATCCATTGGGCGTTGTGCATACCAACTACTTAAGACTCTCTATCTTGACTTCTCCCTTATCTTTCTGCAACACCTCAACCGATCCATCCGCACAGATCTTCACCAGAACCAAGCTCAACTTTACCCCGCCACCGAGATCGCACTATCTATCGCATCCTACCGCAGACATGGGCTCGCAGCCGGAGCAGACCAAGCAGAATGGGCGCGTGGACCTCCGTCCAGCTGAGGTTGCCGCAGACCTTGGCTACACGCCCGTCATCCAGGTCTCTGAGCCATGGACGGTCGGCAAGGTAGTCGAAAAGATCCCCGGTGATGCCCCCCTTGAAGGGTCTGAATCGCCGCTGGCCTTTTTCCACCTTCTCGAGCGACTCAAGACGACCAAGAGAGAAGGGTGGCGGCGATTCGGCATTGAGAGGTAACTTGCCTGCGATATGTTTTGCTTATACGGTTACTGACATCACCAGGGGAGAATCCATCGCCGACCACATGTACCGCATGTCCATGATTTCCATGTTCGCCCCGCCGTCCCTCGCCCCGAAGCTCGATCTTGCCAAATGCATGAAGATGTGCTTGATTCACGACATGGCTGAGCTGCTCGTCGGTGACATCACCCCCGTCGATGGCGTTCCCAAGCCCGAGAAGAGCCGCCGCGAGTCCGAGACGATGGACTTTTTGACCAAGAACCTTTTGCGAAATGTCGCTGGCGGCACAACGGGCGAAGATATCCGTGCCATCTGGCAAGAGTATGAGGACTCCAAGACGCTTGAGAGTCACTTTGTGCACGATGTGGACAAGATGGAGCTGCTCCTGCAGATGGTCGAATACGAGAAGCGTGGAGATGGCAAACTTGATCTGGGCGAGTTCGCATACGTCGCAACCAGAATCACACTCCCCGAGATGAAGACCTGGGGTCAAGAGGTCCTCAAGGAGCGGGAGGCCTTTTGGGGAAGCAAGTCCCACGTCCACGGAGAGCAGGGCGTCGATGGAGGAGTCAAGCCGGAGCGGAAAGGTCAGCAGGATGACTACTGCTCTCGTGGCTGAGCCTCTCGTGCCTGGGCTTTTTTGAATTTGAGGACCAAGACAGGAGCTGGAATGATACCAATGGCCTTTGGGGATTTCAAGGGATGATGGCGTCTGGACTGGAGGGAAGGGAATGGTACGGATCCTTAGAGGGCATCTGTTCACGCAGCATGAGTAACATGGTTAATGAGCAAGCAAGAGTAACGACAGTGTGTTTAGATAGCACCATGCATTAGATAGCCCGGTTTTTCGCTTTTGCCATGAATGATGAGAGCAACAATGCCAAGGGCCTGGATGCTTATCTAATCGATCATCCACATTTTCTAGACTCAGATGAAGCCTCCATTTCGGCGATCGCCTGGGACAATCAATGCAGAAGCACTTGGTGGAAATGAATCAAATCAATCGCCAGATGAAAACTGCGGCTACTCCCCCTGATCCATTGTCCCCGTTCTTTGTCAAAAAGCTAAACCCTGCCGATCTGAGTGGGCCAACATCACCCGCCATCCCCAACCAAAAACCCTGAGAACCCGCCGACGCAGGGGTGCAGAGCTGGCCCGGGGAGCTGCACTCGCTAAAGCAGAGCAAAGCTTTGTCTAGCCACGCACTATTCGGCAGCGGTGAGCAAAGAGGCAAAAAGGTCGGCTGGAGGGGGCAAGGTTGAGGAATGAAGAGAACCCAGCCTCTCGATACCTGCGTCTCGTTCTCCAGGTTGCGACTGCGACTCCCGTCTTTGTTTCCTGCATCCATCTTACACCACCTGCAGCAGCCTCCAGTAGCAAATTGAAACTCGGCAGCTCCAGGCAAGCAATCAGCTTAAGAGCTGCACCAATCATCCATCGACAAAGACGCTGGCCCCCCAACCGCAAACCCCCCTGTCAAACAAAACAACCAAGTCGGCAAGCTGTTTGGCGCTGAACGTCACAAGACTGCGGCAAGCGGCAGAAGGGCCTCGCTTTCAAGGCCTCTTTCTTACTTGCATTCATCGCATCATACTACGTACCTACAGTGCAGGACAGCGCCAAAGGTACAGGCAGATCACGTTCTTCGGGACCCAAGGTTTGGTTAGAGTTGCTGCGTGCAGCCAGGCAACCAAAAGGCAAACTCCTCAACCACATGCGCTGAAGGCCATCTCTTCGTCAACACCACCCACCCGCACACGGACGAGGCACAAGACCCGACCCCAAACAAAGCCAGTCACGAGGCGATCTCAACCATCGCCCTTTGTCTCGTCGCTCAAACAACGATCCTCTATTGCGCTCGATCTCGAATTCATCCCCGATTACCGTTCCGACTTTACGGCTCAGTTTACCCCAGACCCGCTCCAAGACGTAGTCCTGACATGTGTCTCGGCTGCCGCTGAGCTTCTGTTTATTCTTTTACAGCTTCCATCTCGCTCAGATCCTTGCGCGCGTGTGCGCACGACGCCCGCTTTCCGCATTCCTACCTTTCAAGAGAAATGACTGTTCCTCCGCATTTCCACATGCCCGGCGCTTTTCACGGCGAAGGCGTCCATCCTGGGCTGTTTCGCCCGCCCATGTCGCCCAGCTCGAGTACCAGCTTCGGATACGCTGCCCCTCGCATCAGCGCCGGTCATGACGTGCACGCATCTAAGCGCAAGCGGAATCGCCATGACATGTCACGATCGCAAGATATCCGCATGGAAGGCGACCTCGACCATAATGGCTTCTTCAGTACACCTATCGCGCAGACTAGAAGTGGCGATAGGCGCTATCAGCTCGCCGGCCAGCTCGACACCCCAAGCAGCGGTCCCTTCGAAAGCGGCATCCTCGGCGAGAGCATGTACTCGGACTCGGATTATAGAAGAGCTCTCGGATCGAAGAGAGCTCATGACGATATAGACCAGAATATTGGCGGCCCCACGCcgctcttcaacctcccGCCGCAGCCGATGCCATCACA contains the following coding sequences:
- a CDS encoding Transcriptional adapter 2, producing the protein MGVIRKKTITRGSEGGVKYVCDVCSSDITSTVRIRCADAACSDFDLCVSCFAKGEARNAHDPATHAFRVIEQNSFPIFDREWGADEELLLLEGAEIYGLGSWSDIADHIGGFREKDEVRDHYLQTYVDSPCFPLPKRCAPKDCELANEIPREEFQSRKKRRIEERRDAAKNAPALQPKTKPTASVPSCHEIQGYMPGRLEFETEYANEAEEAVQLMQFDPGDGLNPRTGELEPEMELKLTVMDIYNCRLTQRVERKKVIFEHNLLDYRENTKLEKKRTKEEKDLLQKAKPFARMMNHKDFEDLNQGLIDELNLRQAIAQLQEWRNNRIGDLRSGEKYEADKASRIQKSIPMGSMDRERLASAQRSKQPPPEPPSGAALLVAPELPIRPSPTPNGEVNGDSKALTNGQTNGVNGVNGVNGVNGHVPPKQKYTAQPISGVQPLQLSQDNAPDLHLLTPEEAKLCEVIRLQPKPYLMIKEQILKEALKTNGTLKKKQAKEICRLDSQKGGRIFDFFINSGWVGKA
- a CDS encoding Rhodanese domain-containing protein — protein: MRLFRSISKPFFSQARTMTTIATLKRLSAKSLSEKILEEVNAADPTFAIIDVRDDDYIGGHIKGASNIPAHTLDAMMATLVRRLKDKKTVVFHCALSQVRGPSAALKYLRERDGLLRSMGEDPKGADGQEVFVLDRGFSGWQELYGEDERLTEGYVKDLWDNY